One Myxosarcina sp. GI1 genomic window carries:
- the glgB gene encoding 1,4-alpha-glucan branching enzyme: MTSAIAPEQVARIVNNLHHDPFEILGCHPLEQNGQVQSWVVRAYLPQAQAAWVVCPEERNEYPMQSLHHPNFFVCTIQAPELANYQLRIKNGDRERVIYDPYAFRSPKLTDLDVHLFAEGNHHRIYEKLGAHPTEIEGVKGVYFALWAPNARNVSILGDFNHWDGREHQMRKRGNGVWELFIPELTIGASYKYEVKNLEGHIYEKSDPYGFQQEIRPKTASIVADLDVYQWNDADWMEQRRHTDPLTQPISVYEVHLGSWLHASAREKTNLLSGKSEPVPISGWKSEGRFLSYYELADKLIPYVKELGYTHIELLPIAEHPFDGSWGYQVTGYYAPTSRFGNPEDLMYFVDRCHKNGIGVIVDWVPGHFPKDGHGLAFFDGTHLYEHADPRKGEHKEWGTLVFNYSRNEVRNFLVANALFWFDKYHIDGIRVDAVASMLYLDYCRKEGEWVTNQYGGRENIEAADFLRQVNSLLFGYFPGTLSIAEESTSWPMVSWPTYTGGLGFNLKWNMGWMHDMLDYFHMDPWFRQFHQNNLTFSMWYHHSENYMLALSHDEIVHGKSNIIGKMPGDEWQKFANVRCLFAYMFAHPGKKTMFMSMEFGQWSEWNVWADLEWHLLQYNNHKLLKQFFADLNSIYKSESALYTQDFEEAGFEWIDCSDNRHSVVAFIRRGKDPGDFLIAVCNFTPQPHSHYRIGVPEMGFYTELFNSDAKTYGGSNMGNLGGKWTDEWSFHNLPYSLDLCLPPLGVLLLKIDRAKTNAALEGK, encoded by the coding sequence ATGACTTCAGCTATCGCTCCCGAACAAGTTGCTCGAATTGTTAATAATTTGCATCACGACCCTTTTGAAATCTTGGGTTGTCATCCTTTAGAACAAAACGGTCAAGTTCAAAGCTGGGTGGTGCGGGCTTATTTACCTCAAGCTCAAGCCGCCTGGGTAGTTTGTCCTGAAGAAAGAAACGAGTATCCCATGCAGTCACTGCATCATCCCAATTTCTTCGTATGCACGATTCAAGCACCCGAACTAGCAAATTATCAGTTGCGAATTAAAAACGGCGATCGCGAACGAGTAATTTACGACCCTTACGCCTTTCGTTCCCCCAAACTTACCGATTTAGATGTTCATTTATTTGCCGAAGGCAATCACCATCGTATTTATGAAAAACTTGGTGCCCATCCAACAGAAATAGAAGGCGTAAAAGGAGTTTATTTCGCGCTTTGGGCACCCAACGCTCGTAACGTTTCTATTCTCGGTGACTTTAACCATTGGGATGGCAGAGAACACCAGATGCGAAAAAGAGGTAACGGAGTCTGGGAATTATTTATTCCCGAACTAACGATAGGAGCGAGTTATAAATATGAAGTTAAAAACTTAGAAGGGCATATATATGAAAAATCCGATCCCTATGGTTTTCAGCAAGAAATAAGACCTAAAACCGCCTCGATAGTTGCCGATCTAGATGTCTATCAGTGGAACGATGCAGACTGGATGGAACAACGTCGCCATACAGACCCCCTGACCCAACCAATTTCTGTTTATGAAGTTCATCTTGGTTCGTGGCTCCACGCTTCTGCTAGAGAAAAAACTAATTTACTTTCGGGTAAATCAGAACCAGTGCCGATATCGGGATGGAAATCGGAAGGACGATTTTTAAGTTACTACGAACTAGCAGATAAGTTAATTCCCTACGTTAAAGAATTAGGCTACACTCACATCGAATTGCTACCCATCGCCGAACATCCATTCGATGGTTCGTGGGGTTATCAAGTTACGGGATATTACGCTCCTACTTCGCGCTTTGGCAATCCCGAAGATTTGATGTATTTTGTCGATCGCTGTCATAAAAACGGCATTGGCGTAATTGTCGATTGGGTACCTGGTCACTTTCCCAAAGACGGACACGGGCTAGCGTTCTTCGACGGTACTCATCTTTACGAACACGCCGATCCCCGTAAAGGCGAACACAAAGAATGGGGAACTCTGGTTTTTAACTATAGTCGCAACGAAGTCAGAAATTTTTTGGTTGCTAATGCTTTATTTTGGTTCGATAAATATCATATAGACGGAATCCGCGTTGATGCTGTTGCTTCCATGCTGTACTTAGATTACTGTCGCAAAGAAGGCGAATGGGTAACTAACCAGTATGGCGGTAGAGAAAATATTGAGGCAGCAGATTTTTTACGTCAGGTAAATAGTTTGCTCTTTGGCTATTTCCCTGGAACCCTGTCAATTGCCGAAGAATCAACTTCATGGCCTATGGTATCTTGGCCCACCTATACTGGAGGTTTGGGTTTCAACCTTAAGTGGAACATGGGCTGGATGCACGATATGCTGGATTACTTTCACATGGATCCCTGGTTTCGCCAGTTTCATCAAAATAATCTGACATTTAGTATGTGGTATCACCATAGTGAAAATTATATGCTGGCACTTTCTCATGATGAGATCGTTCACGGCAAAAGTAATATTATCGGCAAGATGCCTGGAGATGAATGGCAAAAGTTTGCTAACGTGCGCTGTTTGTTTGCCTATATGTTTGCCCATCCAGGTAAGAAAACCATGTTTATGAGCATGGAATTCGGACAGTGGAGCGAATGGAACGTATGGGCAGATCTAGAATGGCATTTGCTGCAATATAACAACCACAAATTGCTCAAGCAATTCTTTGCCGATCTTAACTCTATTTACAAATCCGAATCCGCTCTGTATACACAAGATTTTGAAGAAGCTGGTTTTGAATGGATCGACTGTAGCGATAATCGTCATAGCGTAGTTGCTTTTATTCGTCGTGGCAAAGATCCTGGTGACTTTTTAATTGCCGTTTGTAACTTTACTCCCCAACCTCACAGTCATTACCGTATAGGCGTACCAGAAATGGGATTTTATACTGAGTTATTTAATAGCGATGCCAAAACTTATGGCGGTAGCAATATGGGTAATTTGGGCGGCAAGTGGACTGATGAATGGTCTTTCCACAATTTGCCTTATTCTCTAGATCTGTGTCTGCCGCCTTTAGGAGTTCTTCTACTCAAGATCGATCGCGCTAAAACCAATGCAGCTTTGGAAGGCAAGTGA
- a CDS encoding amino acid ABC transporter permease, whose product MSVTNIAPPKTRVSPKQWLQKNLFNTWYNSILTIISLLLIYWLVSRLFTWAFTQAQWQVIAANWRLFFVGRYPVKALWRAWTTLVIIFALTGLSWGILARAAANLFDRHILVILSVVAAICILVAIPGGIKASALLLGMLLLLIVCAIVGQKLGRKFPNISSWLTLIWSLTFFFNLWLLLDVSSFNLDRLSGLMLTIPIAVISIVLCFPFGVLLALGRQSKLPVIHWLSVAYIEIVRGFPLIGILFMAQVMLPLVLPAGVRPERVVRAIAGFTIYSAAYLAENVRGGLQSIPRGQTEAAQALGLNPIYTLAFIILPQALKAVIPSMVGQFIALFKDTSLLAIVGLTDLLGISQSILANPKYLGRYGEVYIFVAAIYWVFCYSMSAASRRLEK is encoded by the coding sequence ATGAGCGTAACTAATATTGCCCCGCCAAAAACTAGAGTCAGTCCAAAGCAATGGCTGCAAAAAAATTTATTCAATACCTGGTATAACAGCATTCTCACCATAATTAGTTTGTTGCTGATTTATTGGCTGGTTTCCCGTTTGTTTACTTGGGCGTTTACTCAAGCGCAGTGGCAAGTTATAGCTGCTAACTGGCGGTTGTTTTTTGTCGGGCGGTATCCTGTCAAAGCTTTGTGGCGTGCCTGGACAACATTGGTCATAATTTTTGCTTTAACGGGACTTTCTTGGGGAATACTTGCTAGAGCGGCGGCTAATTTATTCGATCGCCATATTTTGGTCATTTTAAGTGTGGTAGCAGCGATTTGTATTTTAGTAGCAATACCAGGAGGCATCAAAGCCAGTGCCTTACTTTTAGGAATGCTATTACTGCTAATTGTCTGTGCAATTGTCGGACAAAAGTTAGGTAGAAAATTTCCCAATATTAGTAGCTGGCTAACGTTAATTTGGTCTTTAACCTTTTTTTTCAATCTCTGGCTATTGCTAGACGTTAGCTCGTTTAATTTAGACCGTTTGAGTGGCTTAATGCTGACTATTCCCATTGCTGTAATTAGTATTGTCTTGTGTTTTCCCTTCGGTGTTTTACTAGCATTGGGCAGACAAAGTAAACTACCAGTTATTCATTGGTTATCGGTAGCCTATATTGAAATAGTTCGCGGCTTTCCTTTAATTGGTATTTTGTTTATGGCACAGGTAATGTTACCCCTGGTGTTACCTGCTGGTGTTAGACCAGAACGAGTAGTCAGAGCGATCGCAGGATTTACGATTTACAGTGCGGCTTATCTAGCAGAAAACGTGCGCGGTGGTTTGCAGTCAATTCCTCGCGGACAAACCGAAGCCGCACAAGCTTTAGGTTTAAATCCAATTTATACTTTAGCATTTATTATCCTACCACAAGCGCTTAAAGCCGTTATACCCAGTATGGTAGGGCAGTTTATCGCCTTATTTAAAGATACTTCTTTACTGGCGATCGTCGGTCTGACGGATCTGCTCGGCATTTCCCAATCAATTTTAGCCAATCCTAAATATCTAGGACGCTATGGAGAAGTATATATTTTTGTCGCGGCTATTTACTGGGTGTTCTGTTATTCGATGTCTGCAGCCAGTAGAAGACTGGAGAAGTAA
- a CDS encoding VOC family protein: MTFSVTNLDEEIAQLKAKGIALVGSPCQYPEVEILQDGILSACFRDPDGNLIEFEQFLS, translated from the coding sequence TTGACATTTTCTGTAACTAATTTAGATGAAGAGATCGCACAGTTGAAAGCTAAAGGGATTGCGTTAGTCGGCAGTCCCTGTCAATACCCAGAGGTTGAGATACTACAAGACGGGATACTCTCCGCCTGCTTTCGCGATCCAGATGGCAATCTAATTGAATTCGAGCAGTTCCTGAGCTAA
- a CDS encoding cyclic nucleotide-binding domain-containing protein, which yields MLCTKDLLQLELFRTLPPTRLEWVCNRARRIDLAAGDFLVREGDPPQGLFVSIEGEIEVTRRPEGIDILLGHHESPSFFGEVPILAEEISHVTLRASTDCRVYEISSDDFETLLQECREFGRCIFRILTIRVS from the coding sequence ATGTTATGCACAAAAGATTTATTACAGCTTGAGTTATTTCGGACGCTGCCTCCGACGCGCCTGGAATGGGTGTGCAATCGCGCTCGACGGATCGACCTCGCAGCAGGAGATTTCCTGGTTCGAGAAGGAGACCCCCCGCAAGGACTGTTTGTCTCGATCGAGGGTGAAATTGAGGTCACTCGTCGTCCCGAAGGGATCGATATACTGCTAGGACATCACGAATCGCCCTCATTTTTTGGTGAAGTTCCTATCCTGGCGGAAGAAATTAGCCACGTTACCTTACGTGCCTCAACGGACTGCCGAGTTTACGAAATTTCTAGCGATGATTTTGAAACACTGCTCCAAGAGTGCCGAGAGTTTGGACGCTGCATCTTTCGGATCTTGACAATTCGGGTGAGTTGA
- a CDS encoding nuclear transport factor 2 family protein yields the protein MSDFDYKQLMQSNLSAVFSEREPAFRIRAIEKLYVADPTLYEPIEIVRGRQAISDTVGRLLASLPPDFAFTVAGPVVGHHNMCCVQWRGGPQSGSATISGSDVVQIEDGKIESIYVFIDPTLR from the coding sequence ATGTCGGATTTTGATTACAAACAGTTGATGCAGAGCAATCTGTCTGCCGTGTTCAGCGAGCGAGAACCTGCGTTTAGAATTCGAGCGATCGAAAAACTGTATGTTGCTGACCCAACGCTCTATGAGCCAATCGAGATCGTGCGGGGTCGCCAGGCGATTTCGGACACCGTCGGTCGTCTGCTAGCAAGCCTGCCGCCCGACTTCGCGTTTACAGTTGCAGGACCAGTTGTAGGGCATCACAATATGTGCTGTGTTCAATGGCGCGGTGGTCCGCAAAGTGGTTCAGCTACGATTTCGGGAAGCGATGTAGTCCAGATCGAGGATGGCAAGATCGAATCGATCTATGTATTTATCGATCCAACGTTACGTTGA
- a CDS encoding DsbA family protein translates to MNPASNNNKLSLSNSDRVRGNMDASIKLLEYGDYQCSQCGQLHRTLQGMVRQISESFCFAFRHFPQTQIHPQSQRAAEAAESAAAQGKFWQMHDTLFEHQQALDDSHLVEYANNLGLDIPQFLKALSEHVYINRVNEDIKSGRDNNVISTPTLFINGDRYIGAWDIESLLAAISGRSGGDR, encoded by the coding sequence ATGAATCCAGCAAGCAATAATAATAAATTGTCCTTGTCAAATTCAGATCGCGTTCGAGGAAATATGGATGCTTCAATAAAACTTCTCGAATATGGTGATTACCAATGCTCCCAATGCGGTCAGCTTCACAGGACGCTCCAGGGGATGGTACGACAAATTAGCGAAAGCTTTTGCTTTGCCTTCCGTCACTTTCCCCAGACGCAGATTCATCCCCAATCCCAAAGAGCAGCAGAAGCAGCAGAATCTGCTGCCGCACAAGGAAAATTTTGGCAAATGCACGATACTCTTTTCGAGCATCAGCAAGCTTTGGATGATAGTCATCTGGTCGAGTATGCCAACAACTTGGGGTTAGATATTCCTCAATTTTTGAAGGCTCTATCAGAACACGTTTACATCAACCGAGTCAATGAAGATATCAAAAGCGGAAGAGACAATAACGTCATTAGCACCCCAACGTTATTTATTAATGGCGATCGCTATATTGGAGCTTGGGACATTGAAAGCTTACTTGCTGCCATTTCAGGAAGATCAGGTGGCGATCGCTAA
- a CDS encoding response regulator transcription factor, whose amino-acid sequence MNPSQPIRILVVDDHPVVRQGLVGMLEESSDLTVVGQAGNGREAVEFFRQQQPDVTLMDLRMPELDGVAAITAICAEFHQAQIIILSTYDSDEDIYRGLRAGAKGYLLKDAEPEELLAAIRTVCFGKQYIPPSVGAKLAERMMSRDLSDRELEILQLITKGKRTQEISAILHITERTVNFHVNNILNKLEVSDRTQAVIVALRRGIVKL is encoded by the coding sequence ATGAATCCATCCCAGCCAATTCGTATATTAGTAGTTGACGATCATCCCGTCGTGCGTCAGGGTTTGGTGGGAATGTTAGAGGAATCATCAGATCTTACCGTTGTCGGACAAGCTGGCAATGGGCGCGAGGCAGTCGAATTTTTCCGCCAGCAACAGCCCGATGTTACTTTAATGGATTTGCGAATGCCAGAACTAGATGGGGTTGCTGCCATTACTGCTATTTGTGCCGAGTTTCACCAGGCTCAAATCATCATTTTGAGTACCTACGACAGCGACGAAGATATTTATCGCGGCTTGAGAGCGGGGGCAAAGGGCTATTTACTCAAGGATGCCGAACCAGAGGAACTTTTAGCAGCCATCCGTACCGTTTGTTTTGGAAAACAGTATATTCCGCCCAGTGTCGGAGCTAAACTAGCCGAGCGGATGATGAGTCGGGATTTGAGCGATCGCGAGTTAGAGATACTTCAGCTCATCACTAAAGGTAAGAGAACTCAAGAAATTAGCGCGATTTTACATATTACCGAGCGTACCGTCAATTTTCACGTCAACAACATTTTGAACAAATTGGAAGTCAGCGATCGAACACAAGCGGTAATTGTGGCATTGAGGCGAGGAATTGTCAAACTGTAA